Proteins from one Rhodohalobacter mucosus genomic window:
- a CDS encoding CBS domain-containing protein, producing the protein MGYKKIKRVEGADEQKEALDYILKDISTLEALIGDSRIERANRLGIEQELCLVDRELYPSPVVLDALKHLDEDFFTTELARHNLEINLKPLEIKSGILDSLEQKLYKYIGEAGDAASKLNCDVMLIGILPTIRRHYISKKHMTPQDRFRYMIRAMNELRRNEYVIQIDGVERLVAEDKSNLFQYCNTSFQMHYQLDAENIPAQYNYAQLIAAPVLAAGGNSPYLLDKLLWHETRIALFQKAVDTRETNYHASDNYLRVPFGSKWLKESPLELYRDDLTRYDIFMRPAEFADSPKQYEEGEIPDLRSLEVFNSSVFRWNRLCYGVMNGKPHLRVENRLMPSGPTVHDEVANAAFWLGLMHGLPEKYTNLPVKMDFHEVKVNTIKAAQYGLDAGFNWINGENRSASELIRNELLPIAGNGLKKAGLAEEEIEKYLGVIHSRIDNGQTGSVWMINAHKKISTGNTPPVSNAILTSEILKRQKEGSPVHEWMTPDSYDFEIQDWGSLEVKKFMTDKVFTLSYDEQIDQAAYKMKQHDHCVVPVVDENWSLCGLLTSSDLMNYYREAKDGLTEEKTKLAELVREPQFTLNPDDSARKAANILDREKLKSLPVVSDNRLIGIVSGHDLFNVTKYAKHSEIES; encoded by the coding sequence ATGGGATATAAAAAGATAAAGAGGGTTGAGGGTGCGGACGAACAGAAAGAAGCATTGGACTATATCCTGAAGGATATCAGCACGCTGGAAGCTTTGATCGGTGATAGTAGAATTGAAAGAGCAAACCGGTTGGGAATAGAGCAGGAACTATGTCTGGTTGATCGTGAATTGTATCCCTCTCCCGTCGTTTTGGATGCTCTTAAGCACCTTGATGAAGATTTTTTTACAACAGAACTGGCCAGGCACAATCTGGAAATCAACCTGAAACCGCTTGAAATTAAATCCGGGATACTGGATTCGCTTGAACAGAAACTTTATAAATATATCGGAGAGGCAGGCGATGCCGCCTCAAAGCTGAATTGTGATGTAATGTTGATAGGAATATTGCCAACTATCAGGAGGCACTATATCAGCAAAAAACATATGACCCCTCAAGACCGGTTCCGATATATGATTCGTGCAATGAATGAGCTGCGGCGCAATGAATATGTCATTCAAATCGATGGGGTAGAACGCTTGGTGGCAGAAGATAAGTCAAACCTGTTTCAGTACTGCAACACCAGTTTTCAGATGCATTATCAGCTTGATGCTGAGAACATACCGGCACAGTATAATTATGCACAGCTTATTGCAGCCCCTGTTTTAGCCGCTGGAGGTAATTCGCCCTATCTGCTGGATAAATTGCTTTGGCATGAAACCCGAATTGCCCTTTTCCAAAAAGCCGTGGATACAAGGGAGACGAACTATCATGCATCCGATAATTACCTCCGTGTACCTTTTGGATCCAAATGGCTGAAAGAATCCCCACTCGAACTATACAGGGACGACCTGACCCGGTACGATATATTTATGAGGCCTGCTGAATTCGCAGATTCCCCCAAACAGTATGAAGAGGGGGAAATACCGGATCTGCGATCACTTGAAGTATTCAACAGTTCAGTTTTCAGGTGGAACCGCCTCTGTTACGGTGTAATGAATGGCAAACCTCACCTCAGAGTGGAAAACAGGCTGATGCCATCGGGGCCGACCGTGCACGACGAAGTTGCAAATGCTGCTTTTTGGCTCGGGTTAATGCATGGATTGCCGGAAAAATATACAAATCTGCCTGTAAAAATGGACTTCCATGAAGTGAAAGTAAATACGATAAAAGCGGCACAATACGGCCTGGATGCAGGTTTTAACTGGATCAATGGCGAAAACCGCTCAGCATCCGAATTAATCAGAAATGAATTGCTTCCCATTGCCGGGAACGGTTTGAAAAAAGCCGGGTTGGCGGAGGAGGAAATTGAAAAGTATCTGGGTGTTATACATTCACGGATCGACAACGGCCAGACAGGATCGGTATGGATGATAAATGCACATAAAAAAATCAGTACGGGAAATACGCCACCTGTATCAAATGCAATTTTGACCTCTGAAATTCTGAAACGGCAAAAAGAGGGTTCTCCGGTTCACGAATGGATGACTCCGGACTCATATGACTTTGAAATTCAAGACTGGGGAAGCCTTGAAGTAAAAAAATTCATGACGGACAAGGTTTTTACACTTAGCTATGATGAGCAAATTGATCAGGCCGCATATAAAATGAAACAGCATGATCACTGCGTGGTGCCGGTTGTAGATGAAAACTGGTCGTTGTGTGGTTTATTGACCTCATCAGACCTGATGAATTATTACCGGGAAGCAAAAGACGGCCTAACCGAAGAGAAGACAAAGCTTGCTGAACTTGTCAGGGAACCGCAATTCACGTTAAATCCGGACGATTCAGCCCGGAAAGCTGCGAATATTTTAGACCGGGAGAAGTTAAAGTC
- a CDS encoding TIR domain-containing protein → MATIVQTRDIFIAHGWQYSDHIHKLQEELDRAGRMDDQFAYVNHGNYDTREPMETALDSLDITVKDQMAKADVFLLPVDLYDEHKEWAEKELKLAEDMDMPVIVIRSYKNRETPAHLEERADDIIVFDPEEILRSVKNYG, encoded by the coding sequence ATGGCTACTATCGTTCAAACACGCGATATATTTATTGCGCACGGATGGCAATACAGTGATCATATACACAAGCTGCAGGAAGAGCTGGACAGGGCCGGCAGAATGGATGATCAGTTTGCCTATGTGAATCATGGAAATTACGATACCAGGGAACCCATGGAGACAGCATTGGATAGCCTTGACATCACAGTTAAAGATCAGATGGCTAAAGCGGATGTATTTCTTTTGCCCGTCGATTTATATGATGAGCATAAAGAGTGGGCAGAGAAAGAACTTAAACTTGCAGAGGATATGGATATGCCGGTAATAGTTATCCGATCCTATAAAAATCGTGAGACGCCCGCTCATCTTGAGGAGAGGGCCGACGATATCATTGTATTCGATCCGGAAGAGATACTTCGTTCAGTCAAGAATTATGGATAG